The genomic interval GTTAAGTCATGGATAGAGAAGAGGAGCGCTatacagggtgagagagagagcaagggacagagaggagaaggacggataaagagagagggggagaaagagacaggaaGTATCTGAACACACTCCATTGTCCATGGATGCCAGGAACCCCTCCGGCTACACATCATCGTTTTTCCGTTCTCCCACAGCTAGGAATCATGGGATAGTGGCtggagactgtccctctctctctcgctctctctctccgttttccTTAGTGGACAGAGGCAATAGTTTTGATTCCAGGGCTGTGTCCAAATATTAAGGGTGGGACAGAGACACGAACTACATTCCTATGTAGTGAAGATTCTACAGAGAGGACTTGCACTATTGAAAATGAACTCTAGATGAATGGGGAGATCAAAAGCTTGAGAACATTTTGTTCCACTACCAAAGAGTCTTCTTTCCTCCCACTTTTACCTCGTCTTCCTCTCTAGGGACTTAGAAACTTTGTGACAAATAAGTACTGTACAAAAACGGAATCCTGTTTCCCCACAGGGCTGCCGGACTGAACGCACTATGTACATGACATCTAGTGGATTGATTGATTTCTGTATCCTTTTCCCCACAGGGCTACCGGACGGGCTACGCTTACCGCCACCCCATTGTTCGGGAGAAGCCTCGGCACAAGTCCGACGTGGAGATCCCGGCCACGGTGACGGCGTTCATGTTCGAGGAGGAGGAGGGCGCCGCGCGGCTGCCGTTTAAGTTCCTCCAGCAAAGACAGGCCCGGGAGAAGACGCGCTGGCTCAACAGCCCTAACAGTTATATGAAGGTTAACGTGGCGGCCGTGGACGAACGCACCAGGACCATGGTCAGTACTCATACTGTAGGGAGGGTTAACACTCTATATGAACACACCAGGACCATGGTCAGTACTCATACTGTAGGGAGGGTTAACACTCTATATGAACACACCAGGACCATGGTCAGTACTCATACTGTAGGGAGGGTtaacactatataaacacaccagGACCATGGTCAGTACTCATAGTGTAGGGAGGGTTaacacactatataaacacaccagGACCATGGTCAGTACTCATACTGTAGGGAGGGTTAACACTCTATATGAACACACCAGGACCATGGTCAGTACTCATACTGTAGGGAGGGTTAACACTCTATATAAACACACCAGGACCATGGTCAGTACTCATACTGTAGGGAGGGTTAACACACTATATGAACACACCAGGACCATGGTCAGTACTCATACTGTAGGGAGGGTTAACACTCTATATAAACACACCAGGACCATGGTCAGTACTCATACTGTAGGGAGGGTTAACACTCTATATAAACACACCAGGACCATGGTCAGTACTCATACTGTAGGGAGGGTTAACACTCTATATGAACACACCGGGACCATGGTCAGTACTCATACTGTAGGGAGGGTTAACACACCATATGAACGCACCAGGACCATGGTCAGTACTCATACTGTAGGGAGGGTAAACATTCTATATAAACACACCAGGACCATGGTCAGTACTCATACTGTAGGGAGGGTTAACACACTATATGAACACACCAGGACCATGGTCAGTACTCATACTGTAGGGAGGGTTAACACACTATAAACACACCAGGACCATGGTCAGTACTCATACTGTAGGGAGGGTTAACACTCTATATGAACACACCAGGACCATGGTCAGTACTCATACTGTAGGGAGGGTTAACACTCTATATAAACACACTAGGACCATGGTCGGTACTCATACTGTAGGGAGGGTTAACACTCTATATGAACACACCAGGACCATGGTCAGTACTCATACTGTAGGGAGGGTTaacacactatataaacacaccagGTCCATGGTCAGTACTCACTGTCGGGAGGGTTAACACTCTATATGAACACACCAGGACCATGGTCAGTACTCACTGTAGGGAGGGTTAACACTCTATATAAACACACCAGGACCATGGTCAGTACTCATACTGTAGGGAGGGTTAACACACTATATGAACACACCAGGTCCATGGTCAGTACTCACTGTCGGGAGGGTTAACACACTATATGAACACACCAGGTCCATGGTCAGTACTCACTGTCGGGAGGGTTAACACACTATATGAACGCACCAGGACCATGGTCAGTACTCACTGTCGGGAGGGTTAACACTATAAACGCACCAGGACCATGGTCAGTACTCACTGTAGGGAGGGTTAACACTCTATAAACACACCAGGACCATGGTCAGTACTCATACTGTAGGGAGGGTTAACACTCTATATGAACACACCAGGACCATGGTCAGTACTCATACTGTAGGGAGGGTTAACACTCTATATAAACACACCAGGACCATGGTTAGTACTCATACTGTAGGGAGGGTTAACACTCTATATAAACACACCAGGACCATGGTCAGTACTCATATTGTAGGGAGGGTTAACACTCTATATAAACACACCAGGACCATGGTCAGTACTCATACTGTAGGGAGGGTTAACACTCTATATAAACACACTAGGACCATGGTCAGTACTCACACTGTAGGGAGGGTTAACACTATATATGAACACACCAGGACCATGGTCAGTACTCACTGTAGGGAGGGTTaacacactatataaacacaccagGACCATGGTCAGTACTCATACTGTAGGGAGGGTTAACACTCTATATAAACACACTAGGACCATGGTCAGTACTCACACTGTAGGGAGGGTTAACACTATATATGAACACACCAGGACCATGGTCAGTACTCACTGTAGGGAGGGTTAACACTCTATATAAACACACCAGGACCATGGTCAGTACTCATACTGTAGGGAGGGTtaacactatataaacacaccaggaccatggtcagtactcatactgtagggagggttaacacactatataaacacaccagGACCATGGTCAGTACTCATACTGTAGGGAGGGTTAACACTCTATATAAACACACCAGGACCAATGGTCAGTACTCATACTGTAGGGAGGGTTAACACTCTATATAAACACACCAGGACCATGGTCAGTACTCATACTGTAGGGAGGGTTAACACTCTATATGAACACACCAGGACCATGGTCAGTACTCACTGTCGGGAGGGTTAACACACTATATGAACACACCAGGTCCATGGTCAGTACTCACTGTCGGGAGGGTTAACACACTATATGAACGCACCAGGACCATGGTCAGTACTCACTGTCGGGAGGGTTAACACTCTATAAACACACCAGGACCATGGTCAGTACTCACTGTAGGGAGGGTTAACACTCTATAAACACACCAGGACCATGGTCAGTACTCATACTGTAGGGAGGGTTAACACTCTATATGAACACACCAGGACCATGGTCAGTACTCATACTGTAGGGAGGGTTAACACTCTATATAAACACACCAGGACCATGGTCAGTACTCATACTGTAGGGAGGGTTAACACTCTATATAAACACACCAGGACCATGGTCAGTACTCATATTGTAGGGAGGGTTAACACTCTATATAAACACACCAGGACCATGGTCAGTACTCATACTGTAGGGAGGGTTAACACACTATAAACACACCAGGACCATGGTCAGTACTCATACTGTAGGGAGGGTTAACACTCTATATGAACACACCAGGACCATGGTCAGTACTCATACTGTAGGGAGGGTTAACACTCTATATAAACACACCAGGACCATGGTCAGTACTCCTACTGTAGGGAGGGTTAACACTCTATATAAACACACTAGGACCATGGTCAGTACTCATACTGTAGGGAGGGTTAACACTCTATATAAACACACCAGGACCATGGTCATTACTCACTGTAGGGAGGGTTAACACTCTATAAACACACCAGGACCATGGTCAGTACTCATACTGTAGGGAGGGTTAACACTATATGAACACACCAGGACCATAGTCAGTACTCATACTGTAGGGAGGGTTAATACTCTATATGAACACACCAGGTCCATGGTCAGTACTCATACTGTAGGGAGGGTTAATACTCTATATGAACACACCTGGTCCATGGTCAGTACTCATACTGTAGGGAGGGTTAACACTCTATATAAACACACCAGGACCATGGTCAGTACTCATACTGTAGGGAGGGTTAACACTCTATATGAACACACCAGGACCATGGTCAGTACTCACTGTCGGGAGGGTTAACACACTATATGAACACACCAGGTCCATGGTCAGTACTCACTGTCGGGAGGGTTAACACACTATATGAACGCACCAGGACCATGGTCAGTACTCACTGTCGGGAGGGTTAACACTCTATAAACACACCAGGACCATGGTCAGTACTCACTGTAGGGAGGGTTAACACTCTATAAACACACCAGGACCATGGTCAGTACTCATACTGTAGGGAGGGTTAACACTCTATATGAACACACCAGGACCATGGTCAGTACTCATACTGTAGGGAGGGTTAACACTCTATATAAACACACCAGGACCATGGTCAGTACTCATACTGTAGGGAGGGTTAACACACTATAAACACACCAGGACCATGGTCAGTACTCATACTGTAGGGAGGGTTAACACTCTATATGAACACACCAGGACCATGGTCAGTACTCATACTGTAGGGAGGGTTAACACTCTATATAAACACACCAGGACCATGGTCAGTACTCCTACTGTAGGGAGGGTTAACACTCTATATAAACACACTAGGACCATGGTCAGTACTCATACTGTAGGGAGGGTTAACACTCTATATAAACACACCAGGACCATGGTCATTACTCACTGTAGGGAGGGTTAACACTCTATAAACACACCAGGACCATGGTCAGTACTCATACTGTAGGGAGGGTTAACACTATATGAACACACCAGGACCATAGTCAGTACTCATACTGTAGGGAGGGTTAATACTCTATATGAACACACCAGGTCCATGGTCAGTACTCATACTGTAGGGAGGGTTAATACTCTATATGAACACACCTGGTCCATGGTCAGTACTCATACTGTAGGGAGGGTTAACACTCTATATAAACACACCAGGACCATGGTTAGTACTCATACTGTAGGGAGGGTTAACACTCTATATAAACCCACCAGGACCATGGTCAGTACTCATACTGTAGGGAGGGTTAACACTCTATATAAACACACCAGGACCATGGTCAGTACTCATATTGTAGGGAGGGTtaacactatataaacacaccaggaccatggtcagtactcatactgtagggagggttaacacactatataaacacaccagGACCATGGTCAGTACTCCTACTGTAGGGAGGGTTAACACTCTATATAAACACACCAGGACCATGGTCAGTACTCATACTGTAGGGAGGGTTAACACTCTATATGAACGCACCAGGACCATGGTCAGTACTCATACTGTAGGGAGGGTAAACATTCTATATGAACGCACCAGGACCATGGTCAGTACTCCTACTGTAGGGAGGGTTAACACTCTATATGAACACACCAGGACCATGGTCAGTACTCATACTGTAGGGAGGGTTAACACACTATATGAACACACCAGGACCATGGTCAGTACTCCTactgtagacagacacacacacatatggtcAGTGTTGATGAAACAGAGCTCACTGTTCATGTCTACACATTGTGTTGTGCAGGTCTTAGTCCTGACTAGCTCAGTTGTTAGTCTAGAGCCAATCTGACGTTATCTGATACACATTCTGGTGAAACCTTATATTACACTGCCCTCTCCTTGTATGTTAGAGAATGACATCTTTGTGATATTACCATATATGACTCAGAATGGAATACCAGCAAGTTCACCTTGGctacgtttacacaggcagcccatttTTTCCACTAATCAGTCTTTTGTACAATCACTTccgatcttttcacatcagatctttttcagagctgctctgattggtcaaaagcaatttatgaaaaaaatatcagaattgggctgccttgtCCAGATGAACTAGACAGATTGGTGTATGTCTGATTGGTCTGTGTCTGATTGGTGTATGCTGATTGGTCTATGTCTGATTGGTGTATGCCTGATTGGACTATGTCTGATTGGTGTATTGCTGATTGGTGTATGCCTGATTGGTGTATGCCTGATTGGTCTATATCTGATTGGTCTATGTCTGATTGGTCTATATCTGATTGGTCTATGTCTGATTGGTGTATGCCTGATTGGTGTATGCCTGATTGGTGTATGTCTGATTGGTCTATGTCTGATTGGACTATGTCTGATTGGTGTATGTCTGATTGGTGTATGTCTGATTGGTGTATGCCTGATTGGACTATGTCTGATTGGTGTATGTCTGATTGGACTATGTCTGATTGGACTATGTCTGATTGGTGTATGTCTGATTGGTGTATGTCTGATTGGTGTATGCCTGATTGGACTATGTCTGATTGGTGTATGTCTGATTGGACTATGTCTGATTGGTGTATGTCTGATTGGACTATGTCTGATTGGACTATGTCTGATTGGTGTATGCCTGATTGGTGTATATCTGATTGGACTATGTCTGATTGGACTATGTCTGATTGGTGTATGTCTGATTGGTGTATGCTGATTGGTGTATGCTGATTGGTCTATGTCTGATTGGTGTATATCTGATTGGACTATGTCTGATTGGACTATGTCTGATTGGTGTATGTCTGATTGGTGTATGTCTGATTGGTGTATGTCTGATTGGTGTATGCTGATTGGTGTATGTCTGATTGGTGTATGTCTGATTGATGTATGGCTGATTGGTGTATGCTGATTGGTGTATGTATGTTCTCTACAGTGGATGAAGTCTGAGGAAGGTGGTAACAGCAGCGGCACTCCGATCCGCATCGAGGACGCCAACCAGTTTGTCCCTATGAACACCAACCCTAGTGAGGTGCTGGAGAGGAGAAACCGAGTAagtcacagatctaggatcagctaccCTCCATACatcttaaccataaacatcagtAGGGGAAAGGCAAAACTGACCCTGGATCACTAAGGCCAACTTCAACTTAACTCCTCTCTGTCAGCTCCTTCTCTGCCTTCCACCAGAACCACAATCCTTACCATGCACTTCCTGGTTGTGTAGCTGTAAGTGATGTCACTGTTATGTCCTATCACAGATCAGAGAGCAGAACAGATTCGACATGATGACGTCCGGACCTCGCTCTCACCACCTGGCAGGCATCCCATTGGACGAACCTCGAATGGTGAGTGGCAACTCTGACAAACCAATATATCTGTTGCCACTTTGCCTGAAGTCCTGTTGGTGATACATCCATAACAGTGTCATAAACAGCAACTAAAGTGGTTCCCATTACATTTCAATACTTATTTCAATATATGACAGTCTTTTGAATTATAGGGTATATACGGCAGGCTGTGAGCATCCTTGAGGATTATGCTAAGTGATCCATATCATCCAGCCTAGATAGGCTTAGCTATTTGTTACTGCGTTTGCCAACCTTGACCAGTAGGTGGGGCTAATGTATTGTTTAGAACCAGAAGTACACATCTCTATGGCTCTGGGATTCTGTAATGACATCCGTCCTTCAACGTGCCAACTGAATCCTTTTGGATCTTCTTGGCAGCATTTTGGTGGTTGGCATCATCTCATAGCAAGGAAGTAACACAAGCCAGGTCTCTCTGCCTGTTATCAGAGTTGAGATTAAACTGATAAGTGTGATATTTGATCACTTATTAAATATTGTTCCCCTATGTCGTGTTGAAGGATCAGCCAGTCCGTGTAAAGGTAATGTCTCTACGGGCTTTTTGAATACTACAGTGTGAAGTGTTTTTTTTACCTGTTTGTCGTTTCAGTTGGTGTCCTGTTAGGTCACCTCGTcactgtttgtgtgtttttggagGTGGGAGTGAAATGGAGTGTTTACGCATGATAGTGCCCTCCACCAATGAATGACCAATGTTTTTCTACTTCCTTATGTCACCCAATGTGTGTTGTGCATGTTCTGATGTGGTTGTGACAGAACAGCATTCATATTAGACAGTGTCTCTTAATCATTGTTGTTGGTAAGTCATTTGAAAGTattggagtgtgtttgtgtgatatgCCCATTTCTATTGaattgtgtgttaatgtgtgttgtGGTTTACGATGAACTGGCATGACTTAGTGTACTCACTCTGCTAACTTGGGAATGTATCTGTCCGTGTTAAAAGTCTGGGGAGTCTAATGTCTGATCCTATGTtaactccactctctctctccactctctctctccactctctctctccactctctctctctctctctcctctctctctctcctctctctctccactctctctctcctctctctctctcctctctctccactctctcctctctctccactctctcctccctctccactctctcctccctctcctctctcctctctctctctcctctctctctctctcctctctctctctctctctctctctcctctctctctctctctccactctttctccctccactctctctctctctccactctctctctctccactctctctctccactctctctccctcctatccctctccactcactctctctctccactctctctctctccactctctctctccactctcccctctctctctccactctctccctcctctctctctccctactctctcttcactctctccctctctcgctctctctctactctctctccctcctctctctctctctccctcctctctttactctctctccctcctctctctctttctccctcctctccctcttcacgttctctctctccagccctacGTGGCATCAGAGGATGACCAGATGGTTCCTCTACCTCCTAACCCCTTCAGTCAGCTGTCTGAGAAAGAGATGGACGAATACACGATGAACGTAGAGAAGAGACAGCTGGGGCTGAGTGGTAAGAGAGAGTCACACAGAGAAGTCACACACCCATACAGAACCacagagaaaaacacacacacacacacacacatacagaaccacagagaaacacacacacacacacacatacagaaccacagagaaacacacacacacacacccatacagaaccacagagaaacacacacccatacagaaccaccgagaaacacacacacccatacagaaCCACAGAGAAACACAAAACCCCTGCCTGTCGTAACGTGTGTGTGCAGAAGggaaccatccctccatcctatGACTAAGGCGgccaacagaacagacagactggCCCACAGCAGGTTTTCACACCCACTGTATGAGTGGGCCCGGTTGCCATGACACCATCCACCCCCTATCCCCACCTACTCTACACCAGTCCAATCTGGATTCCATATTATGCTCCTTATAGAATGTTCTTATGCTCCTTCTAGAATGTTCTGCTGCATGTCTGTGCTCACAGTAATACTATGTGCTGTTATGTATACTATGATGTTGATAGTCTGAAGAATGACTGTTTGTCTGTAATGCTATAACTCCACTGTGATAATGAATGGGTTTTGGAATGGCACTGGATTGATGTATACTTATAAACGAATAGTATTAGTAATGGCCAGATGAATGACCTGGTGGTTAAATGAACCACGTTAACCCCTTAGATTCCTCACAGTATGTACTGGAGGTACTGTACGACCACTACGTTCCATGTACCCCaacgtagcctggtcccagatctgtttgtgctgtcttgcctctAACATGTGTGTCAACACTAATCTCTCACCCCCCAAACCCTcacttccctctctcaccccccaacCCTACTCCTACCAACCCACTCCCTCACCCTTACCCCTCAACCCaaaccctctccccctcctcaccccctgaCCCCTTACTCCCACCCCTTCAACCCTCATCCCAAACCCTCACCCACTCCTGCAGATGACGAGCACGACCTAACCTCCAACGACgcttccactctctctcagtctctgtcccaaactcagtccccgcAAATAACTCCAGCTAAAGAAGGTATCACACAGAGAGAACGTTGtgaaatgtgtttgtttgtgtgcgttTCAACAGAACAGGTTTTTACTAAGGTTGTGCTGTGTTTTATTATGTCAAAAACACATTCTACATTCCTTTGGTTCCACTTTTACCTCAAATGTTatgatagataatatatataataaGAAAGTTATATGGAAACCTACTACATTGCTATTGTGAAATCAACTTTACTATGTTTAATCAGTGCCAATTCTATAGTGTCTTTCTTCCTCTTAATCATTAACAATGACTCAGTTTTACTTCCTGTAGTAACTACTTCCTGTCCCTTTGAACAACAAACACCAACACCACGTAACTACAGAACACTAGAGTAGCCATCAACACAGCTCCCCACAGCAAACTGctccgtgcgtgcgtgcgtgcgtgcgtgcgtgcgtgcgtgcgacaCAATTCGTGACACCGTTTTTGACTTAAGTCAACCAGTTCTTCTCCTATGGGGGCCAAGTCGGGTCGATTGTTGCTCAGCAACCTCTTGTGATGTCACGCGTTGGTTCATTGTAGTACATTGAAATTCTCttgtagtagaacagtagaacagtgcTTGTAAGAACACTCTTGGTGTGGTAACTGGATCCCTGTACAGTACATAGTCACGGTCACATTAACATTGGCTGTGAAATGCACTCTATTGAAAAGGGTGATCATTGAACTTGTGTTGATTAGTTAACAGGTACCAGCTGTACTGACAGATTTCAGAGAGGGTAGGTGACATCAGTTGACACCCTCTCCAAGGTTGCTCTTGGTTCCTGGTAAATTAGGCACCGAGGGTTGCAATTTcctcaaaattcccaggttttccagaaaaccCGGTTGGAGGATTCCCAGATTCCCTGGTTATTCCTTCCTGATTCCCTGGTTATTCCTTCCTGATTCCAGtgtcttccaaccaggatttctgggaaTTTGGAAAAGTTATCCGTAGTAGCACCTGAACATATTTTGTGGTCAAACAACATAGTATACAGGTCTGTAGCAGACACAGAATCAGGTTTATTGTTGTTGTGGTTGGTGGTGGTCTACcctgtctgacctctgacccctgtccCCTGCTCTTTCCAGAGAACCACACGATGCAGAATGGCAAGGACGGCGGCGACCATGAGGTGAACGACGAGCTGAGCAAACGGGTCAGTCAGCTGACCACCAGCGTGGAGAGCATTGAGGTCAAGGTCCGCACCGGCGAGAAGATCGAAGACTCCGCCCTGTCCCCCGAGAGCTCGCCCTCCAAGTCCcccaacaagaagaagaagaagttccGCACTCCCTCCTTCCTCAAGAAGaacaaaaagaaagagaaaatggaggtctagagaaagagagatggagggagtgataTTAAAGCCTATATACAGTTTAAGAAGAAAGAGGGGACCCCTCCTATTTTTTggtatgtttttgtttttgtttttgtcagtGTCCTCttttgtcatttaaaaaaaaaagattttattTCAATTGTGTTTTTTAACAAATTGTTCTTTTAAGTTAACATTTTTTAGAGTTGCGCGAAAAGTGATGAATTGAGTTGAGGATTCTCTTCCTCTGCCTAGAAGTGAAGGCTCATTGATTTGGGAAGGCGAGGATTAAAATGATAAAGCTGCAACAACTGATTCTGGAAAACTGACTCCTCCCCCATGTTCAATATTCACTGCCATTGGCTGATTATGTCACTTCTTCTCTGCCATTGGCTGATTATGTCATTTCTTTGGCTAATGGTTGATTATGGAATTAGAAACAGCCAATCGTATTCCTTGCTTCATAATCTCCAGCCAACACTGGCGGGTCTAGATATGCATCAGTGGTATTATTAAACTGCACAATATGGTGACTAGCTAGCGTACGGAAGCGCTTTACGCCCTTATTGTAACCATAACAACCACCATGTTCTTTTCGCTTAGATTTTCTTCTCATATGAGGTCTGCTTCTTCAATACATAGAGGACTGAAATCAGAGGCCACAAAGTAATAGTCCGACTGGAAAACTTAAATTTACaccttttctttctttcactccTGCTTcttgttttctctttctctctctgcctctcgcttcGTTTTTCTCTTTCATCCCTCTTTTTgttgctcctcttcctcctcctctctcaccttctgTTAAAAGTGAATCTATATTTACATTACCTAGCTCTCTTCTAGTCGACCTCCGACCTTCATCTCAGTTGTTCACCGCTGTTGATTCACTAAACTCACATCTCATTTTTTATTGTCCTCttaataatttcatttttattttgccAAACTAAAAGGAATAAAAAAACAATCACGTTTTAGTGAAGAATCATCATTTATATACTTTTGAATCTCATTTAGATCATAAAAACATGTCATCTCAATAAATAATATtacattttagtttttttaattGAACACAATTTGGTAGTAGTCATCTCACTCAGTTTTGTGCTCATCTCTATACTTTTACAGAGAAATACAAGATGTTACGCATGTTTTTGCAAGAATCTGAATTTATATGTCTGACTACGTTGCTCTAGTGTTGCCTGCAGGTTTCTCTCAAATTATATTCTTGTTCAGATTACAAAAATACTATATAACTGAGATATATGTAAACTGGATATGTTGGGTATAGATTTTTaactatatattttgtattttattgtgCTGCACTTTTACTGTGGTAGGACTCTTAACACAATGTAGTTGCAGGTGGTTTCTACTATGAAGGAGATTCTAGAAGCAGAGAACCAATAGAATCTATAGAAGCAAGAAAGTAGATAGCAGGAGCAGAGTACAGAAGATACACTTTAGGTTGTGGAGAGTTGTTTCAGAAGAAAAATATATCGATTTGTGTCACGCTTGAAAAAATATTTCTcagttaaaaacaagaaaataaataaaacaggtCCCAATATACAAAAAGTATCTTCAGTTATAAAATATAAAATCATGGGCCTTGAGCGTGGAACTGGCGCCGTTGTTGCTATggtgtgtattttgtgtgtgaCTTTTTTTTTAAGCCTTATACTATATTTTTCTCCTATATTTTAAATCATGAGACAAGGGTTGAGAATCTTATCCTGCCCGCACCCGGGCGTCAAATTTAGCAAGAGTGCTCCCTGGATTGTCATTAGG from Salvelinus alpinus chromosome 2, SLU_Salpinus.1, whole genome shotgun sequence carries:
- the add3a gene encoding adducin 3 (gamma) a isoform X5 — protein: MSSSVAGFSTSPLSLGMVTPINDMYGVESTTLVKGEKQTRCKLASLYRLVDLFSWAHFASSYITVRVSKEQDHILIIPRGLSFAEASASNLVKLNIIGDVIDQGSTNLRADPSGFSPHAAIYSIRPDVRCCVHVHTPATAAVSSMKCGILPISQEALILGDIAYYNYQGSLDDQEERLALQKALGPSAKVLVLRNHGVVALGETIEEAFHYIYNAQYACEIQVNAFSCAGSIDNLIVLDAEKYKSRTHAVADAGSVNMGSPHKWKVGELEFESLMRMLDNLGYRTGYAYRHPIVREKPRHKSDVEIPATVTAFMFEEEEGAARLPFKFLQQRQAREKTRWLNSPNSYMKVNVAAVDERTRTMWMKSEEGGNSSGTPIRIEDANQFVPMNTNPSEVLERRNRIREQNRFDMMTSGPRSHHLAGIPLDEPRMPYVASEDDQMVPLPPNPFSQLSEKEMDEYTMNVEKRQLGLSDDEHDLTSNDASTLSQSLSQTQSPQITPAKEENHTMQNGKDGGDHEVNDELSKRVSQLTTSVESIEVKVRTGEKIEDSALSPESSPSKSPNKKKKKFRTPSFLKKNKKKEKMEV